Genomic segment of Streptomyces alboniger:
GCCTCGGCGTACTCGCGGCAGGCCGCGAAGGTGCGTTCGAGGGCCTCGGGGGCCAGCCGCCCCGTCCTGTCGACGCCCTGGCCGAGGCGGACGATCGTCATCCGTCGGTCCAGGTCGTCGAGTGCGCCCGTGACCGGGTCGGTGTCCGCGACCAGGAGGCGGATCGAGTTCGTGCCGCAGTCGACGGCGGCGACACGGGTCACGCGTCGTCCTCGGGCGCGCACGGGGTGACACAGGGGCCCTTCGCCCACCACTCGGGCAGCATCGCGATCGCCTCGTCGCCGAGCGGGTTCACCCCGGGGCCCGCGGCCAGGGAGTGGCCGACCAGGACGTGCAGGCACTTCACGCGGTCCGGCATACCGCCCGCGCTCGGGAAGCCCTCCAGGACCTCGATGGCGTCGCGGCGCGCGATGTAGTCCTCGTGGGCCGCGCGGTAGGCGGCGGCCAGCTCGGGGTCGGTCGTAAGCCGCTCCGACATCTCCTTCATGACGCCGTTGGCCTCAAGGGTGCCGATCGCGGACGCGGCCCGCGGGCACGTCAGGTAGTACGTGGTCGGGAACGGCGTCCCGTCCGGGAGGCGCGGCGCCGTCTCGACGACGTCCGGCTGTCCGCAGGGGCAGCGGTGCGCGATGGCCCGCAGCCCGCGCGGCGGACGGCCGAGCTGCTGCTTGAAGGCCTCGACGTCGGCGTCGGTGGGCTCGGTGCGCGGGGTGGTCGGCGGGGGCGTTTCCATGCCTGTCTTTCCATCAGTGGTCGATCGACGAGGCGATCGACGGGTCAGTCGTCCGAGCGGTCGGCCTTGTCGACGCCGTCCCAGACGTTCGAGTACCAGGGGCGCGAGGCCGCCCCCTGATCCGCGCGCCGGCTCTTCGCCGCCGCGGGGTCGATCACGGTGAAGCCGGTCTCGCCCGGCATCACGTAGTGCAGCCGGTCCCGGATGCGCTGCTCCGCGTACGCGTCGTCCTGCCAGCGGGCCTTCTCGTCGCGGAGCTTCTCGACGTCCGCCCGGTGCTCGGCCTTCTGCCGGCGCAGGTCGTCGATCTCGGCGCGCTGGGAGACGTACTGCCTCATCGGGTACGCGAGCGCGACGACCAGGGAGCAGATGACGAGCGCGAGCAGGGCCGCGCGGCCGGTGAGCCGGGAGCGGCGCGCCTGGCGCTTGGTCTGGGATCGGTAGACGCGCTCGGCGGTCTGTTCGCCGAGCAGCCGCAGACGGGTAGCCGTGGAGAACCGGTCCTTGGTCCCGGCCTTGGCCATGGTTCCGCCTCCCCAGAGCAGCGCGGCGCGTAAACGTACGTACGTCCCCGCACACGGTACGGGACCGGGTGCGGGGACGTAGGTAACTACGTGGCTGCGCGAGCGTGCTCAGCCCGTGGCGCGGCTCAGCCCTTGAAGCGCGGGAAGGCGCTGCGGCCGGCGTAGACCGCGGCGTCGTCGAGGATCTCCTCGATGCGCAGGAGCTGGTTGTACTTGGCGACGCGCTCGGAGCGGGCCGGGGCACCGGTCTTGATCTGGCCGCAGTTGGTGGCGACGGCCAGGTCGGCGATGGTGACGTCCTCGGTCTCGCCGGAGCGGTGGGACATCATGCACTTGAAGCCGTTGCGCTGGGCCATCTCGACGGCGTCCAGGGTCTCGGTCAGCGAACCGATCTGGTTGACCTTGACGAGCAGGGCGTTGGCCGAGTTCTCCTCGATGCCGCGGGCCAGGCGCTCCGGGTTGGTGACGAACAGGTCGTCGCCGACCAGCTGCACCTTGTCGCCGAGCTTCTCGGTGATGGTGTTCCAGCCGGCCCAGTCGTCCTCGAACAGCGGGTCCTCGATGGAGACGAGCGGGTACGAGGAGACCAGCTCCGCGTAGTACTCGGTCATCTCGGCGGCCGTGCGGGACTTGCCCTCGAACTGGTAGGTGCCGTCCTTGTAGAACTCGGACGCGGCGACGTCGAGGGCGAGCGCGATCTGCTCGCCGGGCACGTAACCGGCCTCCTTGATGGCCTCCAGGATGAGGTCCAGGGCGGCGCGGTTGGAGTCGAGGTTCGGGGCGAAGCCGCCCTCGTCGCCGAGGCCGGTGGCCAGGCCCTTGCTCTTCAGGACCTTCTTCAGCGTGTGGTAGACCTCGGTGCCCCAGCGCAGCGCCTCGGAGAACGACTCGGCGCCGATCGGCGCGATCATGAACTCCTGGATGTCGACGTTGGAGTCGGCGTGCGACCCGCCGTTGAGGATGTTCATCATCGGGACGGGCAGCAGGTGCGCGTTCGGGCCGCCGAGGTAGCGGAAGAGCGGCAGGTCGCTGGCCTCGGAGGCGGCGTGCGCGACGGCCAGGGAGACGCCGAGGATGGCGTTGGCGCCGAGCGAGGCCTTGTTGTCCGTGGCGTCCAGGTCGAACATCGCCTGGTCGATGAGGCGCTGCTCGGTGGCGTCGTAGCCGACCAGCTCCGGGCCGATCTGCTCGATGACGGCGAGGACGGCCTTCTCGACACCCTTGCCCTGGTAACGGTTGGGGTCACCGTCACGGAGTTCGATGGCCTCGAAGGCACCGGTGGAGGCGCCGGACGGGACGGCGGCACGACCGGTGCTGCCGTCGTCGAGGCCGACCTCGACCTCGACCGTGGGGTTGCCTCGGGAGTCCAGGATTTCCCGGGCTACGACGACGTCGATGGACGGCACGAGCATCTCCTTCTGGGAGTGTGACGCGTAAACACGATTACGCGGGGCCGCTTCGGCCCTGCGTCTCCCGAGCCTAACCGGCCCGGAGGCTTCGGCCAGCCGACCGCCCGTCCCGTGGGACGGGCAACGGCCCAAATACTGGGGAAACGGGACGGAAGCCCGTGTTTCTACTCACCGGTAGCCAGGTCTGCTCGCTGTCGGCGAACAGCGGGCGGACAGCAGTCGGACGGCGGGGGGGCAGCGGCCGACATGGCCCCGCCCCGGTGCGTACGGGGGATACGCGCACCGGGGCGGGGAGCCCGTGGGGACGGGGAAGCGGCCGTGCGTCCGCCGAGGCACGGCCGCGGGAGGGGTCAGCTCAGGTGGAGCTGCTGGCCCGGGAAGATGAAGTCGGCGTCGTCGATGATGTCGCCGTTGAGCTTGTAGACCTTCTGCCAGCCGCCCTTGACGTCGTGCGCCTCGGCGATCTTGGACAGCGTGTCGCCGGTCTTGACCTTGTACTCGCCGTCGCCCTTCTCGACCTTCTTGCCGGTCGGGGTCTCGACGGTCTTCTTCGACTCGGTCTGCGGCGCGGGCTGCGGCTTCGGGGCGGCCTGCTTCGGCGCGGCCTGCTGCTGCGGGGCGGACTGCTGCTGCGTCTGCTGCGGCTGCGGCTTGCTCTGCTGCTGCGGGGCCTGCTCCTGCGAGCCGCCGCCGCTGCTGGGCGAGGCGCCCGAGAGGCCGACGCCGCAGGACGGCCAGGCACCCTTGCCCTGTCCGGCGAGGACCTTCTCGGCGATCTCGATCTGCTGGGCCTTGGAGGCCTTGTCGGCGGTGGGCGCGTACTTCGTACCGCCGTAGGCGGCCCAGGTGGACGGCGAGAACTGGAGACCGCCCTGGTAGCCGTTGCCGGTGTTGATCGACCAGTTGCCGCCGGACTCGCACTGGGCGACGGCGTCCCACTCCTGGGGGGTGGCGGCGGAGGCGGAGCCCGCGGCCATCAGCGGGGCGGCCACGGCGGCACCGGTGACACCGGCGAGCGTGACGACACGGGTGGCCTTGGACGGACGGCGGTGCTTGCCCTTGCTGGAAAACAGCATGAGTTGATCCCCTCACCGACGCCTGCGAGGTGAGCTGTCGGGTTCGGGCCAGTGAAGTTGCCCGGTCGCACTCTCCCGAGTGCGACTTCACCCCTAGCCGGTCCCGTACGTCCCGCTCCCTCTCGGAAGCCGGCGTCCGGACCCGGCGCTTACCTTGGGTCCCCCGCTCCTGCCTACGGCGCTATAAGCGACGACTGTTCCCGTCCGGCCGTTGGCAGGATTCGGCGTACCGACCGGCGGGGCCCACCAATGGCGAGCGGTGACGACCGTAGTCACGCGATCGCCGGAATTTCAAAGACGATCAGGGCTTCTGAGACCCATCTCTCACTCGCGCCAATGCGGACATTCAGCGCGAAGTACCCCCCGGACGGTTCGTCAACTACCCCTACTTTTCGCCCAAATCGAGGCTCTGACCGGGGAGGATGAGGTCCGGGTCGTCGCCGACGGTCTTCTTGTTCTCGGCATAGAGGCCGTGCCAACCGCCCTTGACGTCGAGGTCGTCGGCGATGACCGAGAGGTTGTCCCCGGAGCGGACCGTGTACGTCCCGTCGGCGACCTTCTCCGTGCGTTCGGCGCCGCGCGAGGCGTGCCGTCCCGGACGGTCGCCGCCGCTCTCGCTGCCCGCGGCGGGGCCCTCGGCCGCGCGGTCGCCGCGGTGGCGGCCGGGGGCGGAGTCGTCGGAGGGGGCGGCCGGGTCACCGGAGTCCGAGCCCGAGGCATCCGAGGCGTCGGAGGAAGTGCCGTCCTTGCGGCCGGACTTGCCGGAGTCGCCCGCCTTGCCCTTGTCGTCCTTGTCGCCCGACTCGTCGTGATTCTTGTCTCGTGAGGCGTCGTCGGAGCCGGGCGTGGCGCTCGCGTCGTCGGCGGAGCCCGGGGCGCCTGACGCGTCGTCGGACGGGTCGGCGGAGTCGGAGGACTTCTCGTCCGACGCGCCGCCCTTCTCGCCCGTCCCCTTGTCCGCCTTCTTGTCGGCCTTCTCGTCGGCCTTCTCGTCCGTCCCCTTATCCGGGTTGTCCGGGGCCTTTCCGGAATCGGCCGAGTCGGTGGACTCCGGCAGGACCGGGTCGCCCGGGTCCACGTCGGCCTCGGCGCCGCCGTCGGTGAGTCCGGCGATCGGGGCGCAACTCGGCCAGGCCTTGGGGCCCTGGGCGTCGAGGACCTTCTCGGCCACGGCGATCTGCTGGGACTTGGAGGCCTGGTCCGCGCTCGGCGCGTAGTCGAGGCCGCCGTACTGCTCCCACGTCTCCTGGGAGAGCTGGAGTCCTCCGTAGTAACCGTTCCCCGGGTTGGCGCTCCACGCGCCGCCGCTCTCGCACTGGGCGAGCTTGTCCCACGTCACCGTCTCGGCGGCGCTCGCGCCGGTGGCTCCGAGGAGCGGGATGGCGATGGCGGATCCGGTGACTCCTGCCGCGACGATCAGGGCCGGGGCCTGGCGGGGGCGTCGGTGACGACCATTGCCGGAGAGCATGCGGTTGCCTTTCACGAGACTATTGCGGCGACTTGGGCACCGGGTGCCCGAGTCGACGTGAACGTAGCCGCAGTCGAACACTTGTCACAAGTCGATGCAGCGGAGATCACGTGAACATCACATTTGTGACGGCCCGTCAGCTACAGCTCGAACGGCGGTCGATTCTGTGCGGTTGTGAACTCCACCGGCAGGGTGCGCAGTCCGCGCATGATCAGCCCGCCACGCCACCGCAAATCGGCGGGATCCGAGGCGAGTCGCAGATCGGGAAGGCGCCGCAGGAGGGTGGCGAGGGCGGCCTGGGCCTCCAGGCGGGCGAGCGGGGCGCCGAGGCAGTAGTGGATGCCGTGCCCGTATCCGAGGTGCTGGTTGTCGGTGCGGGAGAGGTCCAGGGTGTCGGGCCGCTCGAAGCGTTCGGGGTCGCGGTCGGCGGCGGCGAGCACGACGAGTACGGGGTCGCCGGCCGCGATGCGCTGCCCGCCGACGGTCAGCGCCTCGGTGGCGAACCGCCAGGTGGCCAACTCCACGGGCCCGTCGAAGCGGAGCAGTTCCTCCACGCCCGTCTCCAGCAGGCCCATGTCGCCCTCCGCCAGCGCCTTTTGCAGACGCGCGCGTTGCTCGGGGTGGGTGAGCAGGGCGTACATGCCGTTGCCGATGAGGTTGACGGTTGTCTCGAAGCCGGCGAAGAGAAGGATGAAGGCCATGGCGGCGGCCTCGTTCTCCGTGAGGTGCTCGCCGCGGTCGGAGGCGCGGATGAGACCGGAGATGAGGTCGTCGCCGGGGGCCAGGCGCTTGCGGTGGATCAGATCGGCCAGATAGCCGCGCATC
This window contains:
- a CDS encoding DUF501 domain-containing protein, whose amino-acid sequence is METPPPTTPRTEPTDADVEAFKQQLGRPPRGLRAIAHRCPCGQPDVVETAPRLPDGTPFPTTYYLTCPRAASAIGTLEANGVMKEMSERLTTDPELAAAYRAAHEDYIARRDAIEVLEGFPSAGGMPDRVKCLHVLVGHSLAAGPGVNPLGDEAIAMLPEWWAKGPCVTPCAPEDDA
- a CDS encoding FtsB family cell division protein; translated protein: MAKAGTKDRFSTATRLRLLGEQTAERVYRSQTKRQARRSRLTGRAALLALVICSLVVALAYPMRQYVSQRAEIDDLRRQKAEHRADVEKLRDEKARWQDDAYAEQRIRDRLHYVMPGETGFTVIDPAAAKSRRADQGAASRPWYSNVWDGVDKADRSDD
- the eno gene encoding phosphopyruvate hydratase, with product MPSIDVVVAREILDSRGNPTVEVEVGLDDGSTGRAAVPSGASTGAFEAIELRDGDPNRYQGKGVEKAVLAVIEQIGPELVGYDATEQRLIDQAMFDLDATDNKASLGANAILGVSLAVAHAASEASDLPLFRYLGGPNAHLLPVPMMNILNGGSHADSNVDIQEFMIAPIGAESFSEALRWGTEVYHTLKKVLKSKGLATGLGDEGGFAPNLDSNRAALDLILEAIKEAGYVPGEQIALALDVAASEFYKDGTYQFEGKSRTAAEMTEYYAELVSSYPLVSIEDPLFEDDWAGWNTITEKLGDKVQLVGDDLFVTNPERLARGIEENSANALLVKVNQIGSLTETLDAVEMAQRNGFKCMMSHRSGETEDVTIADLAVATNCGQIKTGAPARSERVAKYNQLLRIEEILDDAAVYAGRSAFPRFKG
- a CDS encoding transglycosylase family protein — encoded protein: MLSGNGRHRRPRQAPALIVAAGVTGSAIAIPLLGATGASAAETVTWDKLAQCESGGAWSANPGNGYYGGLQLSQETWEQYGGLDYAPSADQASKSQQIAVAEKVLDAQGPKAWPSCAPIAGLTDGGAEADVDPGDPVLPESTDSADSGKAPDNPDKGTDEKADEKADKKADKGTGEKGGASDEKSSDSADPSDDASGAPGSADDASATPGSDDASRDKNHDESGDKDDKGKAGDSGKSGRKDGTSSDASDASGSDSGDPAAPSDDSAPGRHRGDRAAEGPAAGSESGGDRPGRHASRGAERTEKVADGTYTVRSGDNLSVIADDLDVKGGWHGLYAENKKTVGDDPDLILPGQSLDLGEK
- a CDS encoding cytochrome P450 family protein, translated to MPDQQPDQPPAGCPQQTPPKAQGPELFTWEFATDPYPAYAWLRENSPVHRTTLPSGIEAWLVTRYADARQALADQRLSKNPAHHDESAHAKGKTGIPGERKAELMTHLLNIDPPDHTRLRRLVSKAFTPRRVAEFAPRVQELTDGLIDDFAGRGEADLIHEFAFPLPIYAICDLLGVPREDQDDFRDWAGMMIRHGGGPRGGVARSVKKMRGYLADLIHRKRLAPGDDLISGLIRASDRGEHLTENEAAAMAFILLFAGFETTVNLIGNGMYALLTHPEQRARLQKALAEGDMGLLETGVEELLRFDGPVELATWRFATEALTVGGQRIAAGDPVLVVLAAADRDPERFERPDTLDLSRTDNQHLGYGHGIHYCLGAPLARLEAQAALATLLRRLPDLRLASDPADLRWRGGLIMRGLRTLPVEFTTAQNRPPFEL